Proteins co-encoded in one Actinomadura luteofluorescens genomic window:
- a CDS encoding SAM-dependent methyltransferase — MAEGPEIDTNVPHSARVWNHLLGGKDNYEVDQRAAEQFRAMFPQIVDIALADRAFLGRSVRHLAGEAGVRQFLDIGTGLPTMDNTHEVAQRAAPDARIVYVDNDPLVLTHARALLSSSPEGACDYLHADLREPGDILAKAAATLDFGRPVAIMLLGVVHFVHDDGEARRVLDVLLDAVPSGSHLVMTHATLDFDAGETAQAEAQQDWNEKSANPMVPRTRAAVTRFFDGLELLDPGVVSMSRWRPEHTPWGEPAEVAGYAAVARKP, encoded by the coding sequence GTGGCGGAGGGACCGGAGATCGACACGAACGTTCCGCATTCGGCGCGGGTCTGGAACCACCTGCTCGGCGGGAAGGACAACTACGAGGTCGACCAGCGGGCCGCCGAGCAGTTCCGGGCCATGTTCCCGCAGATCGTCGACATCGCCCTCGCCGACCGCGCGTTCCTCGGCAGGTCCGTCCGCCACCTCGCGGGCGAGGCCGGCGTCCGGCAGTTCCTCGACATCGGCACCGGCCTGCCGACCATGGACAACACCCATGAGGTCGCGCAGCGCGCGGCGCCGGACGCGCGCATCGTCTACGTGGACAACGACCCCCTGGTGCTGACCCACGCGCGGGCCCTGCTCAGCAGCAGCCCCGAGGGCGCCTGCGACTACCTCCACGCCGACCTGCGCGAACCGGGCGACATCCTGGCGAAGGCCGCCGCGACGCTCGACTTCGGAAGGCCGGTGGCGATCATGCTGCTGGGCGTCGTGCACTTCGTCCACGACGACGGCGAGGCCCGCCGCGTCCTCGACGTGCTGCTGGACGCCGTGCCGTCCGGAAGCCACCTGGTGATGACGCACGCCACCCTGGACTTCGACGCGGGGGAGACCGCCCAGGCCGAGGCGCAGCAGGACTGGAACGAGAAGTCGGCCAATCCGATGGTCCCGCGCACGCGCGCGGCCGTCACCCGCTTCTTCGACGGCCTCGAACTCCTGGACCCCGGAGTCGTCTCCATGTCCAGGTGGCGTCCCGAGCACACTCCCTGGGGCGAGCCCGCCGAAGTGGCCGGTTACGCCGCCGTCGCCCGCAAGCCCTGA